One window from the genome of Streptococcus parasanguinis encodes:
- a CDS encoding PepSY domain-containing protein: MKKSIKQKAVASLAIFSLSTAALGSVVAFANTGTSKKTTSSTVTASVTLAQAQEKALKEAKGGKVIGYEQEEKHGKAVYEVTILDGKNEKEYKIDGQSGAILKSKTKDLSQDREDQQLIGASVQLDLAKVESQLKSKYSNASIEKVELDVEDGKLVYSVSLREGNQKIELELDANTGTVLEEDVELDHD, from the coding sequence ATGAAAAAATCAATTAAACAAAAAGCCGTTGCAAGTCTCGCAATCTTCTCTCTATCAACTGCCGCTCTAGGCTCTGTAGTAGCCTTTGCCAATACTGGAACAAGTAAAAAGACTACTTCTTCAACAGTGACTGCATCTGTCACCCTTGCACAAGCTCAAGAAAAAGCTCTGAAAGAAGCTAAGGGTGGAAAAGTGATTGGCTACGAGCAAGAAGAAAAACATGGAAAAGCAGTGTATGAAGTGACCATCTTGGATGGAAAAAATGAAAAAGAATATAAGATCGATGGCCAGTCTGGTGCTATCTTGAAGTCAAAAACTAAGGATCTGAGTCAGGATCGTGAAGATCAGCAATTAATCGGAGCAAGTGTTCAGTTGGACTTGGCTAAGGTAGAGAGCCAGCTGAAATCAAAATACTCGAATGCTAGTATCGAAAAAGTAGAGTTAGATGTAGAAGATGGTAAACTTGTCTATAGCGTTAGCTTGCGAGAAGGCAATCAAAAAATTGAGTTAGAGTTAGATGCCAATACAGGTACCGTATTGGAAGAAGATGTGGAGCTGGATCACGATTAA
- a CDS encoding 3-oxoacyl-ACP reductase yields MTKGVLITGVSSGIGLSQARLFLEKGYQVYGVDQGADPQLPGDFHFLQRDLILDLTPIFDWCPEVDVLCNTAGVLDDYKPLLEQSAQEIQEIFEINYVTPVELTRHYLTQMLEKKQGIIINMCSIASSLAGGGGHAYTSSKHALAGFTKQLALDYAESGIQVFGIAPGAVKTGMTAADFEPGGLADWVASETPIKRWIEPEEVAEVSLFLASGKASAMQGQILTIDGGWSLK; encoded by the coding sequence ATGACTAAAGGGGTCTTGATTACAGGCGTGAGCTCCGGGATTGGTCTGTCGCAAGCTCGTTTGTTTTTAGAAAAGGGCTATCAGGTTTATGGAGTGGACCAAGGAGCGGATCCTCAGTTGCCAGGCGATTTTCACTTCTTACAGCGAGACTTAATCTTGGATTTGACACCAATCTTCGACTGGTGTCCTGAGGTAGATGTCTTGTGCAATACAGCGGGAGTATTGGATGATTACAAACCGCTTCTTGAGCAAAGCGCTCAGGAGATTCAGGAAATCTTTGAGATCAACTATGTGACTCCGGTAGAGCTGACACGGCATTATCTGACTCAAATGTTGGAGAAGAAGCAAGGGATCATCATTAATATGTGCTCCATTGCTTCTAGCCTAGCAGGAGGTGGCGGTCACGCTTATACTTCCTCCAAGCATGCTCTAGCAGGCTTTACCAAACAGCTGGCGTTGGATTATGCAGAATCTGGCATTCAAGTCTTTGGCATTGCTCCTGGGGCCGTTAAAACAGGCATGACCGCAGCGGATTTTGAACCAGGAGGTTTAGCAGACTGGGTAGCCAGTGAAACGCCTATCAAACGCTGGATTGAGCCAGAGGAAGTGGCAGAAGTCAGTCTCTTTTTGGCTAGTGGGAAGGCCTCTGCCATGCAGGGACAAATCCTGACGATTGATGGTGGCTGGAGTTTGAAATAG
- a CDS encoding DUF2829 domain-containing protein: MTFEEILPGLKAKKKYVRTGWGGAENYVQLFDTIEQNGVALEVTPYFLINVSGEGEGFSMWSPTPCDVLATDWVEVHD, encoded by the coding sequence ATGACATTTGAAGAGATTTTACCAGGCTTAAAGGCCAAGAAAAAATATGTACGTACAGGCTGGGGTGGAGCAGAAAACTATGTCCAATTGTTTGATACCATCGAGCAAAATGGGGTGGCTCTAGAAGTGACGCCTTATTTCCTCATCAACGTCTCTGGTGAGGGTGAAGGTTTCTCCATGTGGAGTCCAACCCCTTGTGATGTTCTAGCGACAGATTGGGTGGAAGTACATGACTAA
- a CDS encoding APC family permease has protein sequence MNLFRKKALGQVHPGLNCHLRLWDLIILGIGAMVGTGIFTITGTAAANLAGPALILSIVIAAFCVGLSALFFAEFASRIPSTGGAYSYLYTIFGEFPAWIAGWLTVMEFMTAVSGVASGWAAYFKGLLANLGWRLPTALNGTFDPAAGTYVDLLPILVMVLVTALVLMNAKAVLRFNSLLVLLKFSALALFILVGIFHLNPGNWANFAPYGFGEIYGGQTGIMAGASLMFFAFLGFESISMAVDEIKEPQKNVPRGIVLSLLITTVLYILVTLVLTGMVPFKNLNVDDAVAFALRQVGAGWAGNYVSLVAILTLITVCISMTFALSRMIYSLARDGLLPKAMKQLDPKTRIPKNATLVAGLMAAIAGGVFPLASIASFLNICTLAYLVMLAFALLKLRKEHGAPGPGEFKTPLVPVLPILSIVVCVSFMTQYSLSTWLAFGVALLIGIGIYFGYGYRHSEENQ, from the coding sequence ATGAATCTATTTCGAAAAAAGGCTTTGGGACAGGTTCACCCAGGGTTAAACTGCCATTTACGATTGTGGGATTTAATTATTTTAGGAATCGGTGCCATGGTGGGGACAGGGATCTTCACGATTACGGGGACTGCAGCGGCGAATTTAGCTGGTCCAGCCCTCATCCTTTCGATTGTGATTGCGGCATTTTGCGTGGGTTTATCTGCCCTCTTCTTTGCAGAATTTGCCTCTCGCATTCCTTCAACTGGTGGAGCCTATAGTTACCTCTATACCATCTTTGGAGAGTTTCCAGCCTGGATTGCAGGTTGGTTGACCGTGATGGAATTCATGACCGCCGTATCAGGGGTAGCCTCAGGTTGGGCTGCTTATTTCAAGGGGTTGTTGGCCAATCTTGGCTGGCGTCTGCCAACGGCTTTAAATGGGACTTTTGATCCAGCTGCGGGAACTTATGTGGATCTCTTACCTATTTTGGTCATGGTCCTAGTCACAGCCTTGGTCCTTATGAATGCAAAAGCCGTCTTACGCTTCAATTCCTTGCTGGTCTTACTCAAGTTCTCAGCTCTGGCCTTGTTTATTCTTGTCGGGATTTTTCACCTAAATCCTGGTAACTGGGCAAACTTTGCCCCTTATGGCTTTGGCGAAATTTATGGTGGTCAAACAGGGATTATGGCTGGCGCTTCGCTCATGTTCTTTGCCTTTCTTGGTTTTGAGTCCATTTCAATGGCGGTCGATGAAATCAAGGAACCACAAAAGAACGTTCCTCGCGGCATCGTCCTTAGTCTTTTGATCACAACGGTTCTTTATATCTTGGTTACCTTGGTTTTGACCGGCATGGTTCCTTTTAAGAACTTAAATGTAGATGATGCGGTTGCTTTTGCCCTCCGTCAGGTCGGAGCCGGCTGGGCAGGGAATTATGTATCGCTGGTAGCGATTTTAACCCTGATCACCGTCTGCATTTCCATGACCTTTGCCCTTTCACGGATGATATACAGTTTGGCGCGGGATGGACTTTTGCCAAAAGCTATGAAACAGCTCGATCCAAAAACTAGAATTCCAAAAAATGCGACCTTGGTCGCTGGATTGATGGCTGCCATTGCTGGTGGAGTTTTTCCGCTAGCTAGTATCGCTTCCTTTTTAAATATTTGTACCTTGGCTTACCTAGTTATGTTGGCCTTTGCCCTCTTGAAATTGCGCAAGGAACACGGGGCTCCTGGACCTGGTGAATTTAAAACACCCTTGGTTCCAGTCTTGCCAATCCTATCGATTGTGGTCTGTGTGTCCTTTATGACCCAGTATTCCCTATCAACCTGGCTGGCCTTCGGAGTTGCTCTCTTGATCGGGATCGGAATTTATTTCGGTTATGGCTATCGCCACTCAGAAGAAAATCAATAA